In the Gossypium raimondii isolate GPD5lz chromosome 9, ASM2569854v1, whole genome shotgun sequence genome, one interval contains:
- the LOC105799977 gene encoding abscisic acid receptor PYL4, which produces MHANPPKSSLLLHRINSDTPAHNSTTSTPDNSFMLCQKRYPLTCNMPVPDTVARHHTHPVGPNQCCSAVVQQIAAPVSTVWSVVRRFDNPQAYKHFVKSCHVIVGDGEVGTLREVSVISGLPAARSTERLEILDDERHVISFSVVGGDHRLANYRSVTTLHPSTSGNGTVVVESYVVDVPLGNTKDDTCVFVDTIVRCNLQSLAQIAENLSSRK; this is translated from the coding sequence ATGCATGCCAATCCTCCAAAATCATCCCTCTTGCTCCACAGAATTAACAGTGACACCCCAGCACATAACTCCACCACCTCTACACCTGATAATTCCTTCATGCTTTGCCAAAAGCGCTACCCTTTAACATGCAATATGCCCGTCCCTGACACCGTTGCTCGCCACCACACCCACCCAGTTGGTCCCAACCAATGCTGCTCTGCCGTTGTCCAACAGATCGCCGCCCCCGTCTCCACCGTCTGGTCCGTTGTCCGCCGCTTCGATAATCCCCAGGCTTACAAGCACTTCGTCAAGAGCTGTCACGTCATCGTTGGGGATGGTGAAGTTGGTACCCTTCGTGAAGTCAGCGTCATCTCGGGCCTCCCCGCTGCCAGGAGCACAGAACGCCTCGAGATCCTTGACGACGAGCGTCATGTTATCAGCTTCAGCGTCGTTGGCGGAGACCATAGGCTAGCTAACTACAGGTCGGTGACGACCCTCCACCCTTCCACTTCTGGGAACGGAACGGTGGTGGTGGAATCCTACGTGGTGGACGTGCCGCTGGGTAACACCAAAGATGACACCTGTGTGTTCGTCGACACTATTGTTCGGTGCAACCTCCAGTCACTGGCTCAGATCGCAGAGAATCTCTCCAGCCGCAAATAG